Proteins found in one Triticum aestivum cultivar Chinese Spring chromosome 4D, IWGSC CS RefSeq v2.1, whole genome shotgun sequence genomic segment:
- the LOC123097704 gene encoding ABC transporter F family member 4: MGAGEGGGGGRRRRKLEGDDGDDSDEEYVLEEEEDEEEIDELEYGHGGRDAASSSAGEEGGGSDAEYEVDDEDEEEETPRPKRPVKRKANPAPARSRRRRYEDDDDYSEELEVDDEIGDYQEDLDEEEEPRGSNCETKCGGRSQKAKMPPVAQRSNRPMHAEEEDMDFDPDLDEGGGDEDTDFDPDLEGDDDEFEDDEEEELGVSHTRTIPRLKNTPASKQRRGKKKKNSNTSKVSKRKFRKPAPVRQRRKRSVIEHYEDDDDDFIVEDELVKVNRNSRKKARFGRQVEVDRPVPVAEADIWPAIDSDSSEFEFGTSEDEPEGEPVRAAVRKGRKRRGVSGSSSDSEFHVSDKELSDVREEEVKTKKRVRVLQSSSDSEFHVSGKELSDVREEEVKTKKRVRVLQSSSDSEFHISDKELSDVREEEVKRKKRTCVLQSSSDSEFHASDKELGDNRIEEARRKKRLLISQSSSDSEFHVSDKDVRDLGEAKSLVAQPMLSVSPRRLSFTRNGWDKGKEKKELVDAGKPWCGICLSEDQRTTLQGVLNCCSHYFCFACIMEWSNVESRCPLCKRRFTTITKSSKVDLDLELKKSVIKVEERDQVYQPTEEEIRRWLDPYENLMCIECNQGGEDSLMLLCDICDSSAHTYCVGLGREVPEGNWYCGGCRLSGEGSTHPRSLTNSNSAQLGMTVPISTFGRSLSINTWQTFQGFDLNASPREIPRQNIHADSRASTLGVSTPTGRLATLSRRREWMHILLDRQRLVISQDTGHDGVQHSGYAPRADPDHRNFCASSGSNSLQHNDFLPRIEPNRRNFSSPWEANSSQTLLDDIRDQHGCFSSVQAQRNSTPCLFADGNNFQQTESVNSNVKHMCSISPH; this comes from the exons ATGGGGGCGGGAGAGGGCGGGGGCGGGGGCCGCCGGCGGCGGAAGCTCGAGGGGGACGACGGAGACGACAGCGACGAGGAGTATgtcttggaggaggaggaagatgaggaggaaatcgacgagctggAGTACGGCCACGGAGGAAGAGACGCCGCGTCTTCTAGTGCCGGCGAGGAGGGAGGCGGCTCGGACGCGGAGTACGAGGTGgatgacgaggacgaggaggaagagacGCCGCGTCCAAAGCGGCCGGTGAAGAGGAAGGCGAATCCGGCTCCCGCGCGGTCTCGCCGGCGAAGGTATGAGGACGACGACGATTACTCGGAGGAGCTGGAGGTGGATGACGAGATTGGTGACTACCAGGAAGATCTCGACGAGGAAGAGGAGCCACGAGGGTCCAACTGTGAGACGAAATGTGGTGGCCGCAGCCAGAAAGCGAAAATGCCTCCCGTGGCTCAGCGATCTAATCGGCCGATGCATgcggaggaggaggacatggactTTGATCCTGACTTGGACGAGGGGGGAGGGGACGAGGACACGGATTTCGACCCTGATTTGGAGGGTGACGATGATGAGTTTGAGGACGACGAAGAGGAGGAACTCGGTGTCAGCCACACCAGAACGATACCGAGGCTTAAGAATACACCCGCTTCGAAGCAGCGacgagggaagaagaagaagaatagtaaTACTAGTAAGGTTTCAAAGCGGAAGTTTCGGAAGCCTGCGCCTGTAAGGCAACGGAGAAAGCGTTCTGTCATCGAGCactatgaggatgatgacgacgacttCATCGTGGAGGATGAACTGGTGAAGGTAAACCGTAACTCAAGGAAGAAGGCCAGGTTTGGGAGGCAGGTGGAGGTAGACCGGCCAGTGCCAGTTGCCGAGGCAGATATATGGCCGGCTATTGATTCAGACTCATCAGAGTTTGAGTTTGGAACATCCGAAGATGAACCTGAGGGTGAGCCAGTGAGAGCTGCAGTAAGGAAGGGGAGGAAAAGGAGGGGGGTATCGGGGTCATCCTCAGATTCTGAATTCCATGTCTCGGATAAGGAATTGAGCGATGTTAGAGAAGAAGAGGTTAAGACGAAGAAAAGGGTACGCGTCTTGCAGTCATCCTCAGATTCTGAATTCCATGTCTCGGGTAAGGAATTGAGCGATGTCAGAGAAGAAGAGGTTAAAACGAAGAAAAGGGTACGCGTCTTGCAGTCATCCTCAGATTCAGAATTCCATATATCAGATAAGGAATTAAGCGATGTCAGAGAAGAAGAAGTTaagaggaagaaaaggacatgTGTCTTGCAGTCATCTTCAGACTCTGAATTCCATGCCTCAGACAAGGAATTGGGTGATAACAGGATAGAAGAGgccaggaggaagaagaggttacTCATCTCGcaatcatcctcagattctgaatTCCATGTCTCAGATAAGGATGTCAGGGACTTGGGAGAGGCTAAATCTCTGGTGGCTCAGCCCATGCTGTCTGTGTCCCCGAGGAGGCTttcttttacaaggaatggatggGACAAAGGAAAGGAGAAAAAAGAACTAGTAGATGCTGGGAAGCCCTGGTGTGGGATATGCCTCTCTGAGGATCAGAGGACGACTCTACAGGGAGTGCTGAATTGTTGCTCACACTACTTTTGCTTCGCGTGCATCATGGAGTGGTCTAACGTCGAGTCAAGGTGTCCATTGTGTAAGAGGCGGTTCACCACGATTACCAAGTCATCAAAAGTGGATCTTGATTTGGAGCTGAAAAAGTCTGTAATTAAGGTTGAAGAGCGTGATCAG GTTTATCAGCCAACGGAAGAAGAAATAAGGCGCTGGTTAGACCCATACGAGAATCTTATGTGCATAGAGTGCAATCAAGGTGGTGAAGATAGTCTAATGTTATTATGTGATATTTGTGATTCCTCGGCACATACTTATTGTGTTGGCCTGGGAAGAGAAGTACCTGAAGGAAATTGGTATTGTGGAGGATGTAGACTCAGTGGCGAGGGATCAACGCATCCTAGAAGCCTTACTAACAGCAATTCTGCCCAGTTAGGCATGACTGTACCCATTAGCACATTTGGAAGGTCACTGTCAATCAACACTTGGCAAACTTTTCAAGGGTTTGATCTAAATGCATCGCCTAGGGAGATTCCTAGGCAAAACATTCATGCCGATTCACGAGCTTCAACTTTGGGTGTATCAACTCCAACTGGAAGGCTTGCAACTCTTTCTAGAAGACGTGAATGGATGCACATTTTGCTAGATAGACAAAGGCTCGTGATTAGTCAAGACACTGGACATGATGGTGTACAGCACAGTGGCTATGCTCCGAGAGCCGACCCAGACCACAGGAACTTCTGTGCTTCATCAGGATCCAACTCTTTGCAGCACAATGATTTTTTGCCAAGAATTGAACCAAATCGCAGGAACTTCTCTAGTCCTTGGGAAGCAAACAGTTCACAAACTCTGCTCGATGACATTCGGGACCAGCACGGTTGCTTTTCGTCTGTTCAAGCTCAGAGAAACTCTACTCCATGCCTTTTTGCGGATGGAAACAATTTCCAACAAACAGAAAGTGTCAACAGCAATGTGAAGCACATGTGCAGTATAAGTCCTCATTAG
- the LOC123097705 gene encoding peroxisomal membrane protein 11-3, with the protein MASEARKAAAAARPPPRDFLAHLEDYLARRDGVDKLLKISRYAARLALAAGPLPPPASARLKSFESSLGLSRKAFRLGKFVQDVNALRAHPGPLPPPFVLLAYGGEGVYYFIEQFVWLAKAGLLPAHLLPRLQRLSAWAELLGYVGSITIKLEEVTKMESSIKMRLAEGCGEENEAVRTMRGKLLLKRLSVVQDVADAFMALGDVTNGKGLLGSSTLTASAGLLSALISTHKNWNSC; encoded by the coding sequence ATGGCCTCCGAGGCTCGCAAGGCCGCCGCCGCAGCGCGCCCGCCTCCCCGCGACTTCCTCGCCCACCTCGAGGACTACCTCGCCCGCCGCGACGGCGTCGACAAGCTCCTCAAGATCTCACGCTACGCCGCGCGCCTCGCCCTCGCCGCAGGGCCGCTGCCCCCGCCGGCCTCCGCGCGCCTCAAGTCCTTCGAGTCCAGCCTCGGCCTCAGCCGCAAGGCCTTCCGCCTCGGCAAGTTCGTCCAGGACGTCAACGCCCTCCGCGCGCACCCCGGCCCCCTCCCTCCGCCCTTCGTGCTCCTCGCCTACGGCGGCGAGGGCGTCTACTACTTCATCGAGCAATTCGTCTGGCTTGCCAAAGCTGGCCTCCTCCCGGCGcacctcctcccccgcctccaGCGCCTCAGCGCCTGGGCCGAGCTGCTGGGCTACGTCGGCTCCATCACCATCAAGCTGGAAGAGGTGACGAAGATGGAGTCTTCGATCAAGATGCGGCTGGCGGAGGGTTGTGGGGAGGAGAACGAGGCGGTGAGGACGATGCGGGGGAAGCTGCTGCTGAAGCGTCTGTCCGTTGTGCAGGACGTGGCGGATGCCTTCATGGCGCTAGGGGACGTGACTAACGGGAAGGGGTTGCTCGGTAGTTCCACGCTGACGGCGTCCGCCGGATTGCTGTCGGCGCTGATCAGCACGCACAAGAACTGGAATTCTTGCTGA